A stretch of Salvelinus alpinus chromosome 4, SLU_Salpinus.1, whole genome shotgun sequence DNA encodes these proteins:
- the LOC139572697 gene encoding histone-lysine N-methyltransferase ASH1L-like produces MDQATPSDPTASSPHSPPPSSPHSPLVKDPSGEAGVKGEGGMLNGGVPTVTCHPTRLTKVKGHKQNCSSSAAPTNVNSTTRPPASIPHQADLAAQDRTTGFSCPPTPPPSTPLLPDQRGAPVADGRLSPAASLTSLSKGPLLPSSVGNERGKEEKAKKKKERDDKARGEKGKGKRGEKGRGKEDRGRNESPKMDRDERGKEGTGMDESGRDMTGKEERNGDEDKEREKPRDLRMNKSPSSTKCQMLSDVQSRKTGTPSPDLTSGTGESDDTGVPSRPTVSPSNPSTASSPLTSLPPPSLSLHSSSPPTSPREQDSRPLKKRKTRRPSWTRLVNRAQRLAENPNGPQDAPLVAPQTPTTPQTSPTTPQTPATTNSPNLRSAESCLAPSVPPHSSPSSLSPSTSTPVRPRPAGRPPSPTQSHMLTSDPSPSPGPDRPVSQARKRGRPKSQTSSLDEPQPRHSPKLTRAEMLPHGHDETPDPHVLNPLLDHSPTLTNPSSPNPTPRKRGRPKRLPPSPLLPKQTLQDQNRDTLTPSGGEEGGKDFPSEKGNRKLRMRSIIGEMKRRKKRRLLREMLSGCGGGKEGRRREGGRESSRGCAGGVCGSATAPSLSSSFGGKLGPQINVSKRGNIYMGKRRGRKPKAPANSNPASQSTLFTSLSSPSLFSSPQPQPHPPLSHPFPSPSLTHSSGAQSPYSDGGCTEPAPSLFLPHTFSLPSPSSSCASPHPLSSFSSSSSLSPSLKRSSPGQGRHPLFHHPSSRLSSPPLPHPLYPHLPVFPTHLKETTHSPISKSHSKEMLPSDSVIGMDHNTISERGERRGRGRGGVTMGMTSDVTRSVFRTVLGVNLMGQNQPSPSMLLEHPPPVPSPIRVSASPPSPPSASPRHTPPSDLVEPRDRHRRRGYECPYTCPPCPCLGHNQRSHLALCPCLGHNTHKRHKHKRKRKYQHLLMHAHDPDFLSELDDLIGQFSKVRIGRHRDWARAGLGQDLDESGGKRRHSSLLSSQNFHSNVYRINLSGYYSPHPPHPSLSPLHPHPCHGLLNGSRKPEQRLRCGCPTKPCESLDQGDCGQGRRCALQGITGHLHPSSLSTPLSSSTTSSTTPMPLGFGYYRGYPLTMAHYPNPHPSFPLPPPHPYAPHHPHLHPPHLLLNPARFHRRRSRQLREAGLGGGGGEDVGVRGEGKRAEVRSCPAGSIPGRSCVYGGSEHKLRHKHRHRQRDRDGKEEEDERVAGSQLRSEFTTGSGGSRKTGGQGSAGLMESPWQHRHSKYPSSFFSASAKPASSSSERLKHTPLTCLGSSHLSSFGEGWGVRQNPWLRTGGLGAGFRPPDPTWGTLTEGQRTAAVWGSEREAGERHTPCHSTFTPPTHTNLFTSSATSGRGMRSGRDNWRPGSQDGSLRSEKPSQTERRGTDPHYDLSRRQLKWLRTGQSFGAKRGPGRPRKKPLASPLVSPFLCPTSQPNPPTETDVQNRDRNRGGGDSVQEVIEAVIQSQRRRRRKRRRIEKEEVEHPSCLQSSGEGEPVTPSICTGQSELTQSPSLTPASQSDKGADQLPRKRFQRAGLYSDDYKTTDPSSQNQLNRERLEYTPGEQDYSLLPAPIHVGKYLRMRRIDFQLPFDVMWLFRHNQLHKEPDVPLTREISSYQPKEKSLSSHQTGVSLPPSPQEECSSHQTGVSLPPSPQEEGSSHQTGVSLPPSPQEEGSSHQTGVSLPPSPQEEGSSPSRKLFPYLDMEPMTTSDGVFVLKHHVFLLRNWERVRDRQIRLRRGREEEREKDGGGVSSYVATGDNNSHIMSGRQMAGKKKVVWTSEPLRDPQCPHNPLSTTPHLTENRQEEKKQVEEEGWREVRKERLNNILLKLRQT; encoded by the exons ATGGACCAGGCAACCCCCTCTGACCCCACAGCTTCATCCCCCCattccccccctccctcatcaCCCCATTCCCCCTTGGTAAAGGACCCTAGCGGTGAGGCAGGTGTTAAGGGTGAGGGAGGTATGCTGAATGGGGGAGTACCTACAGTCACCTGCCATCCTACCAGACTCACAAAGGTCAAAGGTCACAAACAGAACTGTTCTTCCTCAGCCGCCCCCACTAACGTGAACTCAACAACAAGACCTCCAGCCTCCATCCCCCATCAGGCTGACCTTGCAGCCCAGGACAGGACTACAGGCTTCAGCTGCCCTCCTACACCGCCCCCATCCACACCCCTActtccagaccagagaggagcCCCAGTGGCTGATGGGAGACTGAGTCCTGCTGCCTCCCTCACCAGCCTGAGCAAGGGACCATTACTACCGTCCTCTGTGggaaatgagagagggaaggaggagaaagccaagaagaagaaagagagagatgacaaAGCGAGGGGTGAGAAAGGGAAGGgtaagagaggggagaaggggagagggaaggaggacagagggaggaatgaGAGTCCAAAGATggacagagatgagagagggaaggagggaactGGGATGGATGAGAGCGGGAGGGATATGacggggaaggaggagagaaatgGGGACGAGGACAAGGAAAGAGAGAAGCCCAGAGACTTGAGGATGAATAAATCGCCCTCTTCTACAAAGTGTCAGATGTTGTCTGATGTTCAGAGCAGGAAGACGGGTACACCCAGCCCAGACCTGACCAGCGGAACAGGGGAATCAGATGATACTGGTGTCCCCTCAAGACcgactgtctctccctccaacccatccactgcctcctctcccctcacctccctccctcctccctctctctctctccactcttcctctcctcctacctCCCCCCGAGAGCAGGACAGCCGTCCGCTGAAGAAGCGTAAGACCCGGCGGCCAAGCTGGACCAGGCTGGTGAACCGGGCACAGAGACTGGCAGAGAACCCAAATGGCCCCCAAGATGCCCCCTTAGTTGCCCCACAGACCCCCACTACCCCCCAGACATCCCCCACTACCCCCCAGACACCCGCAACTACCAACTCACCCAACCTTCGGTCAGCTGAGTCATGCCTAGCCCCCTCCGTTCCCCCACACTCCAgtccatcctccctctccccctctacctccactcctGTGAGACCCAGACCAGCAGGGCGACCCCCATCCCCCACCCAGTCTCACATGTTGACCTCTGACCCTAGCCCTTCACCTGGACCTGACCGTCCCGTCTCTCAGGCCAGAAAAAGGGGTCGCCCCAAATCCCAAACCTCGAGCTTGGACGAACCCCAACCCAGACACTCCCCCAAACTTACCCGAGCTGAGATGCTCCCTCATGGGCATGATGAGACTCCGGACCCCCATGTGCTCAACCCATTGCTGGATCACAGTCCCACCCTCACCAATCCCTCTAGCCCCAACCCCACGCCCAGGAAACGAGGTCGCCCCAAACGgctgcccccctcccccctcctccccaaacAGACTCTCCAGGACCAGAACAGGGATACACTGACCCCCTCTGGAGGTGAGGAGGGGGGTAAAGACTTCCCCTCTGAAAAGGGGAACAGGAAGCTGAGGATGAGGAGCATCAtcggagagatgaagaggaggaagaagaggaggttaCTCAGGGAAATGCTTTCTGGGTgtggaggggggaaggaggggagaagaagagagggaggtagagagagctcTCGTGGGTGTGCAGGAGGGGTGTGTGGGTCGGCCACAGcaccctccctgtcctcctcctttGGGGGTAAACTAGGTCCCCAGATCAACGTGAGTAAGAGGGGGAACATATAcatggggaagaggagaggacgcAAACCCAAAGCTCcagctaactctaaccctgccTCTCAGTCCACACTGTTCACCAGTCTTtctagtccctctctcttctcctctccccagccccagccccatcctcccctctctcacccattcccctccccatctctcaccCACTCCAGTGGAGCCCAGAGCCCTTACAGTGATGGAGGCTGCACAGAAcctgctccctccctcttcctcccccacaccttctccctcccctcaccctcctcctcctgcgcATCGccacatcctctctcctccttctcctcctcctcatccctctctccctccctaaagAGGAGTTCTCCAGGTCAGGGACGACATCCCCTCTTCCACCATCCCTCCAGCagactctcttctcctcctcttcctcaccctctTTACCCCCATCTGCCTGTCTTCCCCACACACCTGAAAGAGACCACACACTCACCTATCAGTAAATCACACAGCAAGGAGATGTTGCCAAGTGACAGTGTGATTGGAATGGACCACAACACTATCTCAGagcggggggagaggaggggccgAGGGAGAGGGGGGGTAACCATGGGAATGACCTCAGATGTCACCAGGTCAGTGTTCCGGACAGTTTTAGGGGTCAACCTGATGGGTCAGAATCAACCCTCGCCCTCCATGTTACTAGAACACCCCCCCCCTGTACCCTCACCCATCAGAGTATCAgcctcacccccctctcccccctctgcctCCCCCAGACACACACCTCCTTCTGACTTAGTGGAACCCAGAGACAGGCACAGGCGGAGGGGGTACGAATGTCCCTATACCTGCCCCCCCTGCCCCTGCCTAGGGCACAACCAGCGCTCCCACCTGGCCCTCTGCCCCTGCCTAGGGCACAACACACACaagagacacaaacacaaacgCAAGAGGAAGTACCAGCACCTGCTCATGCATGCGCACGACCCAGACTTCCTCTCTGAACTGGACGATCTCATTGGGCAGTTCAGCAAGGTCCGCATCGGGCGCCACCGTGATTGGGCCAGAGCTGGATTGGGGCAGGATCTCGATGAGAGTGGGGGGAAAAGACGCCACTCTTCCTTATTGTCATCGCAAAATTTCCACTCAAACGTTTACAGAATCAACTTGAGTGGATACTACTCGCCTcacccccctcacccctccctctccccgctGCACCCCCACCCCTGCCACGGCCTGCTAAATGGCAGCAGAAAGCCAGAGCAGAGGTTGAGGTGTGGCTGTCCCACCAAGCCCTGTGAGTCCCTAGACCAGGGTGACTGTGGGCAGGGGCGGAGGTGTGCCTTACAGGGTATCACAGGgcacctccacccctcctctctcagtacccccctgtcctcctccaccacctcttccACCACCCCCATGCCTCTGGGTTTTGGCTACTACAGAGGCTATCCTCTGACCATGGCCCATTACCCAAACCCACACCCCTCCtttcccctgcctccccctcacccctatgccccccaccacccccacctccacccccctcacctcctcctcaacCCAGCCCGGTTCCacaggaggaggagcaggcagctgagggaggctgggttgggtggaggtggaggtgaggacgtgggggttaggggtgagggaAAGAGGGCCGAGGTCCGTTCCTGTCCAGCAGGGTCCATCCCTGGTCGGTCCTGTGTCTATGGGGGGAGTGAACACAAGCTCAGACACAAACATCGTCACAGACAGCGTGATCGTGACGGaaaggaagaagaggacgagagAGTTGCAGGGTCACAGCTAAGGTCAGAGTTCACCACAGGGTCAGGAGGAAGTAGAAAGACTGGAGGACAAGGGAGTGCTGGGTTGATGGAGTCTCCATGGCAACATAGGCACAGCAAATACCCCTCTTCTTTCTTCTCTGCTTCTGCTAAACCAGCCTCTTCATCATCAGAGAGGCTCAAACACACACCCCTCACCTGTCTAGGCTCCTCTCACCTGTCCTCGTTTGGGGAGGGCTGGGGGGTTCGGCAGAACCCCTGGCTGAGGACAGGGGGGCTGGGGGCTGGATTCAGACCCCCCGATCCCACCTGGGGCACTCTGACAGAAGGGCAGAGGACGGCCGCTGTgtgggggtcagagagagaggcgggggagaGACACACACCCTGTCACAGCACCTTCACCCCCCCGACACACACCAACCTCTTCACCTCCTCTGCCACCAGTGGGAGGGGCATGAGGAGCGGAAGAGACAATTGGAGACCAGGGAGTCAAGACGGGTCACTGAGGAGTGAGAAGCCatcacagacagagaggagaggcacAG ACCCACACTATGACCTGAGCAGGAGGCAACTGAAGTGGCTGAGAACCGGTCAAAGTTTTGGGGCTAAGAGAGGGCCTGGACGACCCAGGAAGAAACCTCTAGCCTCCCCTTTGGtctcccccttcctctgtccTACAAGCCAACCAAACCCTCCAACTGAGACAGACGTccagaacagagacagaaacagagggggAGGAGATTCAGTACAAGAGGTGATTGAAGCTGTGATTCAGAGCCAGAGGAGGAGAAGACGGAAGAGGAGGCGCATTGAGAAAGAGGAGGTCGAGCATCCATCCTGTCTCCAAAG TTCTGGTGAAGGTGAGCCAGTCACCCCCTCCATATGCACAGGCCAATCAGAGCTAACCCAATCTCCATCCCTAACCCCGGCCAGCCAATCAGATAAGGGAGCTGACCAGCTGCCTAGGAAGAGGTTTCAGAGGGCGGGGCTCTACTCAGATGACTACAAAACTACAGA tccctCCTCTCAGAACCAGctgaacagagagagactggaatATACACCAGGAGAACAAGACTACAGCCTCCTGCCTGCTCCCATACATGTTG GGAAGTACCTAAGAATGAGACGTATTGACTTTCAGTTGCCCTTTGACGTCATGTGGCTCTTCAGGCACAACCAg CTCCACAAAGAGCCAGATGTTCCTCTGACCAGAGAGATCTCATCCT ACCAACCAAAAGAGAAGAGCCTGTCCAGTCACCAGACAGgggtgtccctccctccctctccccaagaGGAGTGTTCCAGTCACCAGACAGgggtgtccctccctccctctccccaggaGGAGGGTTCCAGTCACCAGACAGgggtgtccctccctccctctccccaggaGGAGGGTTCCAGTCACCAGACAGgggtgtccctccctccctctccccaggaGGAGGGTTCCAGTCCCAGTAGGAAGCTGTTTCCCTACCTGGACATGGAGCCTATGACCACCAGTGACGG GGTGTTCGTCCTGAAGCACCACGTGTTCCTTTTGAGGAACTGGGagagggtcagagacagacagatacgcctgaggagggggagagaggaggaacgagagaaagatggaggaggagttTCCAGCTATGTAGCTACTGGGGACAACAACAGCCACATCATGTCAG GTCGACAAATGGCGGGGAAGAAGAAGGTTGTGTGGACTAGTGAGCCCCTTCGTGATCCCCAGTGCCCCCATAACCCCCTCAGCACCACGCCCCAT CTCACTGAGAACAGACAAGAGGAGAAGAaacaggtggaggaggagggctggAGGGAGGTCCGGAAGGAGCGACTGAACAACATACTCTTGAAGCTGCGGCAGACATGA